Proteins from one Capricornis sumatraensis isolate serow.1 chromosome 2, serow.2, whole genome shotgun sequence genomic window:
- the TRIM45 gene encoding E3 ubiquitin-protein ligase TRIM45 isoform X2, whose translation MAEKKRPLLGFVGKLPSGTTAGNSGKTHCPLCMGLFKAPRLLPCLHTVCTTCLEQLEPFSVVDIRGGESDTSSEGSIFQKLKPRALQPQIGILCPVCDAQVDLPMGGVKALTMDHLAMNDVMLESLRGEGQGLVCDLCSDREVEKRCQTCKANLCHFCCQAHRRQKKTTYHTMVDLKDLKGYSQIGKPILCPAHPAEELRLFCELCDQPVCRDCVVGEHREHPCDFTSNVIHKHGDSVRELLRGTQPHVEALEEALAQIKGTNSALQERVKAVAADIRTFSEGYIKAIEEHRDKLLRQLEDIRVQKENSLQLQKAQLEQLLADMRTGVEFTEHLLTSGSDLEILITKGVVVERLTKLNKVEYSAHPGVNEKITFSPREKAGLCRGYEVYDLHRAREKQPASFIVLCKDATGESMGRGGDNVQVTVIPKDKKDSPVKTMVHDNKDGTYYVSYTPKEPGTYTVLVCVKEQHVQGSPFTVTVRKRHRSHPGVFHCCTFCSSGGQKTARCACGGTMPGGYLGCGHGHKGHPGRPHWSCCGKFTEKSECTWAGGQSTPRSLLRTVAL comes from the exons ATGGCAGAAAAGAAGAGGCCGCTGCTGGGCTTCGTGGGCAAACTCCCCAGTGGAACCACAGCTGGAAACTCAGGCAAAACTCACTGCCCTTTGTGCATGGGGCTTTTCAAAGCCCCCAGGCTCTTGCCTTGTTTGCACACAGTTTGCACCACCTGTCTGGAGCAGCTGGAACCCTTCTCAGTAGTGGACATCCGAGGGGGAGAATCTGACACAAGCTCTGAGGGGTCCATATTCCAGAAACTCAAGCCGCGCGCTCTGCAGCCGCAGATTGGCATCCTCTGTCCGGTATGTGATGCTCAGGTGGACCTGCCCATGGGTGGAGTGAAGGCTTTAACCATGGACCACCTGGCCATGAATGACGTGATGCTGGAGAGTCTGCGTGGGGAAGGCCAGGGCCTGGTGTGTGACCTGTGCAGCGACAGGGAAGTGGAGAAGAGGTGTCAGACCTGCAAAGCCAATCTCTGCCACTTTTGCTGCCAGGCTCATAG GCGGCAGAAGAAGACGACCTACCATACCATGGTTGACCTGAAAGACCTAAAAGGCTACAGCCAGATTGGGAAGCCCATTCTGTGTCCTGCTCACCCTGCAGAGGAGCTGAGGCTGTTCTGCGAGCTCTGCGACCAGCCTGTGTGCCGGGACTGCGTGGTGGGGGAGCACCGGGAGCACCCCTGTGACTTCACCAGCAACGTTATTCACAAGCACGGGGACTCCGTGCGGGAGCTGCTCAGGGGTACCCAGCCCCACGtggaggccctggaggaggcccTGGCACAGATCAAAGGGACCAACAGCGCCCTACAGGAGCGGGTGAAGGCCGTAGCCGCCGACATCCGCACCTTCTCCGAGGGCTATATCAAGGCCATCGAGGAGCATCGGGACAAGCTGCTGAGGCAGCTGGAAGACATCCGAGTCCAGAAGGAAAACTCTCTGCAGCTGCAAAAGGCACAGCTGGAGCAGCTGCTGGCAGACATGCGGACGGGAGTGGAGTTCACCGAGCACCTGCTGACCAGCGGCTCCGACCTGGAGATCCTCATCAccaagggggtggtggtggaacgGCTCACCAAGCTGAACAAAGTGGAATACAGTGCCCATCCCGGAGTCAACGAGAAGATAACCTTCTCTCCCAGGGAGAAAGCAGGCCTGTGCCGTGGCTATGAAGTTTAC GATCTTCACAGAGCCCGTGAGAAACAGCCAGCCTCTTTCATCGTGCTTTGTAAGGATGCAACAGGAGAGAGCATGGGCAGGGGAGGAGACAACGTTCAAGTCACAGTAATCCCTAAAGATAAGAAAGACAG TCCCGTGAAAACGATGGTCCATGATAACAAGGATGGGACATACTATGTTTCCTATACGCCCAAGGAACCTGGCACCTATACTGTGTTGGTCTGTGTCAAGGAGCAGCACGTGCAG GGCTCGCCATTCACTGTGACCGTGAGGAAAAGGCACCGCTCACACCCAGGTGTGTTTCACTGTTGCACATTCTGCTCCAGTGGAGGCCAGAAAACTGCTCGCTGCGCGTGTGGAGGCACCATGCCAG GTGGGTACCTAGGCTGTGGCCACGGACACAAAGGCCACCCAGGACGTCCCCACTGGTCGTGCTGTGGGAAGTTTACGGAGAAGTCGGAATGCacgtgggcaggtgggcagaGCACACCGAGGAGTCTACTGAGGACGGTGGCCCTCTGA
- the TRIM45 gene encoding E3 ubiquitin-protein ligase TRIM45 isoform X1, with amino-acid sequence MAEKKRPLLGFVGKLPSGTTAGNSGKTHCPLCMGLFKAPRLLPCLHTVCTTCLEQLEPFSVVDIRGGESDTSSEGSIFQKLKPRALQPQIGILCPVCDAQVDLPMGGVKALTMDHLAMNDVMLESLRGEGQGLVCDLCSDREVEKRCQTCKANLCHFCCQAHRRQKKTTYHTMVDLKDLKGYSQIGKPILCPAHPAEELRLFCELCDQPVCRDCVVGEHREHPCDFTSNVIHKHGDSVRELLRGTQPHVEALEEALAQIKGTNSALQERVKAVAADIRTFSEGYIKAIEEHRDKLLRQLEDIRVQKENSLQLQKAQLEQLLADMRTGVEFTEHLLTSGSDLEILITKGVVVERLTKLNKVEYSAHPGVNEKITFSPREKAGLCRGYEVYGAINTKEVDPAKCVLQGEDLHRAREKQPASFIVLCKDATGESMGRGGDNVQVTVIPKDKKDSPVKTMVHDNKDGTYYVSYTPKEPGTYTVLVCVKEQHVQGSPFTVTVRKRHRSHPGVFHCCTFCSSGGQKTARCACGGTMPGGYLGCGHGHKGHPGRPHWSCCGKFTEKSECTWAGGQSTPRSLLRTVAL; translated from the exons ATGGCAGAAAAGAAGAGGCCGCTGCTGGGCTTCGTGGGCAAACTCCCCAGTGGAACCACAGCTGGAAACTCAGGCAAAACTCACTGCCCTTTGTGCATGGGGCTTTTCAAAGCCCCCAGGCTCTTGCCTTGTTTGCACACAGTTTGCACCACCTGTCTGGAGCAGCTGGAACCCTTCTCAGTAGTGGACATCCGAGGGGGAGAATCTGACACAAGCTCTGAGGGGTCCATATTCCAGAAACTCAAGCCGCGCGCTCTGCAGCCGCAGATTGGCATCCTCTGTCCGGTATGTGATGCTCAGGTGGACCTGCCCATGGGTGGAGTGAAGGCTTTAACCATGGACCACCTGGCCATGAATGACGTGATGCTGGAGAGTCTGCGTGGGGAAGGCCAGGGCCTGGTGTGTGACCTGTGCAGCGACAGGGAAGTGGAGAAGAGGTGTCAGACCTGCAAAGCCAATCTCTGCCACTTTTGCTGCCAGGCTCATAG GCGGCAGAAGAAGACGACCTACCATACCATGGTTGACCTGAAAGACCTAAAAGGCTACAGCCAGATTGGGAAGCCCATTCTGTGTCCTGCTCACCCTGCAGAGGAGCTGAGGCTGTTCTGCGAGCTCTGCGACCAGCCTGTGTGCCGGGACTGCGTGGTGGGGGAGCACCGGGAGCACCCCTGTGACTTCACCAGCAACGTTATTCACAAGCACGGGGACTCCGTGCGGGAGCTGCTCAGGGGTACCCAGCCCCACGtggaggccctggaggaggcccTGGCACAGATCAAAGGGACCAACAGCGCCCTACAGGAGCGGGTGAAGGCCGTAGCCGCCGACATCCGCACCTTCTCCGAGGGCTATATCAAGGCCATCGAGGAGCATCGGGACAAGCTGCTGAGGCAGCTGGAAGACATCCGAGTCCAGAAGGAAAACTCTCTGCAGCTGCAAAAGGCACAGCTGGAGCAGCTGCTGGCAGACATGCGGACGGGAGTGGAGTTCACCGAGCACCTGCTGACCAGCGGCTCCGACCTGGAGATCCTCATCAccaagggggtggtggtggaacgGCTCACCAAGCTGAACAAAGTGGAATACAGTGCCCATCCCGGAGTCAACGAGAAGATAACCTTCTCTCCCAGGGAGAAAGCAGGCCTGTGCCGTGGCTATGAAGTTTACGGGGCCATCAACACCAAAGAGGTCGATCCAGCCAAATGTGTCCTCCAAGGGGAAG ATCTTCACAGAGCCCGTGAGAAACAGCCAGCCTCTTTCATCGTGCTTTGTAAGGATGCAACAGGAGAGAGCATGGGCAGGGGAGGAGACAACGTTCAAGTCACAGTAATCCCTAAAGATAAGAAAGACAG TCCCGTGAAAACGATGGTCCATGATAACAAGGATGGGACATACTATGTTTCCTATACGCCCAAGGAACCTGGCACCTATACTGTGTTGGTCTGTGTCAAGGAGCAGCACGTGCAG GGCTCGCCATTCACTGTGACCGTGAGGAAAAGGCACCGCTCACACCCAGGTGTGTTTCACTGTTGCACATTCTGCTCCAGTGGAGGCCAGAAAACTGCTCGCTGCGCGTGTGGAGGCACCATGCCAG GTGGGTACCTAGGCTGTGGCCACGGACACAAAGGCCACCCAGGACGTCCCCACTGGTCGTGCTGTGGGAAGTTTACGGAGAAGTCGGAATGCacgtgggcaggtgggcagaGCACACCGAGGAGTCTACTGAGGACGGTGGCCCTCTGA